In Xiphophorus hellerii strain 12219 chromosome 8, Xiphophorus_hellerii-4.1, whole genome shotgun sequence, the genomic window caaattattttgttcaatGTTTATATATGTGATGTAAATGAAATTcaaatacatgaataaatacataCTTAAGAACTTATTGTGTATAcgtatttaatcaaaaataaaaaatttaaaataaaataaaataatttttatgtgtttatcaTCTACCTTATTAATATTAGACAATAATTGTttcatttcatgcatttttttgaAAGAGTCATTATGTCAAATTAAATAGAACCTAGCAAATGTTAGTTAACCTGTACAGTTACTGAGTTACACTCATTTTGTCCATAGAAGGGCTAGCCCCGCCCACTCACTGACAGATATGGCTGACCAATTCATTAAATTCATAATAATCCTTAGATAATacatacaattattttttaaaaatatgacaaatcaAAATTGTAAgcaattattttcacatttaatgatttattaaataaattaaatgtttaaggAATTTGAGATATTTATTATTCAATATATACAAttctacatatttattaaaataatttattatgtttattaacatttatttacttcatGTTGAATTGTGGTACTGTTGGCCCTTATTACACAATGATAGAAGTTGAACATTGAGTCTTCAAAGTTTCGAATTTGCtcttttaaatgagaaaaactgttaaaaataaagacagtttTCTAGGACTACTTTAACTTGATTAATCAACACTCTGATGATCTATGCATCTGTATTTAGATCTCACCTGTATGCTGCAATTTCGATATCCAAAGCCATTTTGACATTCAGCAAGTCTTGGTACTCCTTAAGGTAGCGTGCCATTTCCTGTTTGGTGCCCCTCAGCTCATTCTCCAACTCTCCAATCGTGTCCTAAATAGAAAAGCAAGGTGAGTACCTTAAATATAATACAAGATCTGCATAAGCATCACACTACAGCATGCCTGTACTTACATGCATAGCAGCTATCTCTGCACTCTGTTTCTCCTCCATCTCGTGCAGCTGCTTCTCCAGGGATACATTGAGGCCTCTGCATGCATCAATCTCCAGTATGCGGCCCTGCAGCTGACGGCGGTACTCTCCTGCTTCATCCTTTGAGCTTTTAACTGCACTGCTGTGCTGAGCCACAGTCTCCGTCAGAGAGCCCACCTTCCCCCTAAACCACTCCTCAGCCGCCTGCATGTTCCTTGCAGCCAGCCTCTCATACTGGGATCGGATGTCCCTGAGAGCACCGGACAGATCCGGAGCAGCAGCTTCAGATTCAACTGCTACCTGGACCCCCAGCTGGACCTGAGCCTGAAGTTCAGCCACCTCGCCCTCATGGATCCTTTTGAGGAAGGTCAATTCGTCCAGCAAGGTTTCAACACCTTTCTCCAGCTCGGCCATTCCTAAGGCAGCCTCATCTGCCTCACGACGGGCCTCCATCAGCTTGCCCTCAGCCTCTTCCCGAGCCAACATCTCCTCCTCATATCGACCCTGCATTGAATTCAGGGTTTGTTCCAGCCTCTCCCTCTGGCCAAGGACAGTCTGCTGCTCTGCCCTTGCTTCATCCACAGCTGCTCTCAGAGTTCTGGCCTCTTGCTCATACAATGCTCTGAGACGAGATGGCTCAGCATGCTTTTGCCTCAGCAGCAGTAGCTCTGCCTCCAGAGCACGGTTCTGCTGCTCCAACTCACGCACCCTCTCGATGAAGCCTGCAAAGCGGTCGTTCAGGTCTTGCAGCTGGCTGCGCTCCTGGGTGCGTACGGCTCGGAAGTCGGAGCTGATCTGGGCTGCCTGGCTGAGTTCCCGCTCCAAGGAAGAGGccggggaggaagaggagaacaACACCCGGCTGGGGGAGGAGTACTGCAGACGGGAGGAAGATTGAGGGGATGCACGGGAAGAGTAGCCGGCATGGGTCCTCCCTCTCACCACCACCCGGGAGGTGGGCTCCACATACAGGTGTTTGTACAACGAGGAGGCATAGTAGGGGTCATATCCGATGCTACTCATGGCTGAGTGTTGGGAGGGACTTGCTGCTCTTCCCTCTtctctttgtgtctgtgtgggtGGGGAGGTGTATAGAGGGCTCAGCTTTAAGCCCCGACTGCTTGCTGCAGCGGCAGGCTGAGCTTTTATAGCAGGACAGAGTCTGACGCAAGCACTTTCTCCAAACTGACAATGCAGCCTCTCTAGGCTTTCACTGCAGTAGCATAAAATCAGAGAGAGCTGCTACAGGCATAGGAGGAGAAAGACTCCTATGAAATTGGTATTACATTTTTTAGACAGTAAACACATTATGGTTCTTTaggtaaagaaacaaaaactcaagTAACACCCAGATTTATCTGAAATCTTGAGACTGGATTTTACAGCATcacaaacagctgtttgatGTCTTCATTATTTATATTCTTCTAAAATATCCAAGAAACAAACTGCATAAGGAGATGGGTTCTCCTGATGCATCAGTCGTGACAGTTTGCCTTCTTCTGGTAGAGACAAGAATTACAGCTGTGACCTCAAAAACGTTCATTGTTAAGGTTCCTCACAAAGAGAAGGTAAACGATGACATAGTGAAAGCAGCAAAAATACTTAttgtatatgtatttttttaagactAAGTTGGTTCTTCCCATTTTTGTCCCAGAGCAGAATTCATATTGTTAATAATATGGATGCATAAAGAAAGCAAAGCATTATTGCAACTATTAATAAAACATACTTCTGCTTAAACTGCATGTTAAGGTTTAAATAAGGCAAATTGTCTCTTAAGAAAATCCAAAACTTGAGAGAGACGTCATCTTTCAACTTATTCATCAGGTGTGTGTCAACTTTTCAGCTGTAATTTGTACATGTCTACTTAGAACCACAAGCTTTGCTACAAGTTACTGGGATTGtatgtacacaaacacaaagtaatttataattttgaagtaaaagcaaaaatgataGATGAAATGAAAAGTGTATTCAGCCTCCTTTACTGGCACAcccataaataataaaaatagtacAACCAATTGCCTCATCTTAACTGTGGAGGAAGTCAatgttattgtcattttttttttccgtaaGATATTTTTGGTGGGACCAGTGGACCCATCAACATTTATCAGACATGAAACAAGCAAATAGAGAGGATAGGAAGACATGTATCAAATGTCCTGAGGTCACAAGCTGAaccagagatccacagctcagatgGGAAAATCTGTTGGAAGGTCAACTAATAATAGTGTATTTCCCAAATTTGATCTTGTTGAAAAGATGCCCCTTTTGGATACTTTTCTTTGCAGTTAGGGATACACTAACAAAGGCAACAGGAATGATAGATGAAGCAAAATACACAGTGATCCTTCACAAACAAACTGTCAGAAGCTGCTAGAGACATACGAGATCATCACACTCCAGTAGATCACCAAGTctaaacatacacacaaaatTACATTGGAATAGTTTAGATCAAACCTATATATGTGTTGGTTTGGTTTACAAGACTTTTTGGAGGTTAATTTTCTATACTTTTAGTGTAGTTTAAATCTTTGATAATCTGATCTATGATCTAGTCTCCAGTCATGGTTTTCTTTAGagtaaattttatttcctccttcATTTTGAAATATGCCTTTCCTTGATGTCTGGTTTGATTTACTtcctattgtttctgtttttttgtcacttcaGCTGCTTCATACTTAATTGCTCTCACTCTCTGCTGAATATGTCAGACATATCCAAACAATTTGGCTGAAAACCTAAAAGGTACACTATAATTTATGTGCTTCTGCATGCTGCCAACTTCTGTTTGGTTCTTTTCAGCTTCTTTACCACCGAAGCACTTCCTTAGGGTCAGAGACTCTCTACTAACTCCCAGAAGCCTTCAGGTGAGTATAGATGCCATCCTCCTTTCTCAAAATCCTGACTGCTGTCCAGATCAAGCAAGTCAAGTCCAAAATCAAGCCAAGTTGCCAATTCAAGGTGAATAACTGAATTTGGCATAAAAATTATGGAATATAATataatttggtgttttttgcaTTATATGCTACAAATATCCAAAGCTCAAAGTCTATCCTTACTTTGACATTTACAGAGACAGATTGTTAAGAGTGCTGTCGTCtcagtttgtctgttttgtgacCCACAAAGCTCAAGCTTGGTTCTCCCTCAGACCAGTCAGTTGTTTTAGGAAGAATTGACTTCAGCTGACCATAAATTGTTAATTAATAACTACAACTTGCAAGGCAAAGGGTTTTGCTTGTGACGAAGGAAGACAGCTCTGTTGGTAAGATTTGCCCACACACAATAAATTAAGTGCGTATATACAACAACCTGCCTTGCGATGGACTGCCGACCTTTCCAAAGTGCACCCGGCCTCCCGCCCGTTGACAGCTAGAggtaggcaccagcacccttcCCACTCCCAATGGaataagggtgtaagaaaatggatggatggatagatataCAACAACCCAAGCCTCatcacagagaggaaaaaaaagttttcattagGCTGCTGTTTCTGTAAACTCCTCCCTCAGCAGAAATTTGGAGCAGAGCAAGATGTGCCTTCCTTGACTTTTTGAAGCCGCAGTGAGCAAAGTTGTCAAttctaaataaacaaagaagCTACTCAGGTCTTAGGTGGTGGTATAGTTTGTTCACTAGTAGCCTTGTACAACCAAGTTAAACttgtattggaaaaaaaaaaaaacattgtctaAAGCTCTTTAAGGAATGATAGATCACTGTAAATAAATCATCCTTAAAGATAATCCATGAGAAATAATTGGTGTAAAATTATTATACTAAAAGTGCAAAATTTAAAAGTTATCATCAAGAGATATATGTTTTTGCAATTAC contains:
- the nefla gene encoding neurofilament light polypeptide; this translates as MSSIGYDPYYASSLYKHLYVEPTSRVVVRGRTHAGYSSRASPQSSSRLQYSSPSRVLFSSSSPASSLERELSQAAQISSDFRAVRTQERSQLQDLNDRFAGFIERVRELEQQNRALEAELLLLRQKHAEPSRLRALYEQEARTLRAAVDEARAEQQTVLGQRERLEQTLNSMQGRYEEEMLAREEAEGKLMEARREADEAALGMAELEKGVETLLDELTFLKRIHEGEVAELQAQVQLGVQVAVESEAAAPDLSGALRDIRSQYERLAARNMQAAEEWFRGKVGSLTETVAQHSSAVKSSKDEAGEYRRQLQGRILEIDACRGLNVSLEKQLHEMEEKQSAEIAAMHDTIGELENELRGTKQEMARYLKEYQDLLNVKMALDIEIAAYRKLLEGEESRFSVGVPGGVASLYSHSMATPSFARPMLFSLSSGTSYLMTSRLLSSSTTEGIISASHAQQAEASPPAEEEEAEEVKEEEEEKQEEEEGGEEQKEEEEEQEEKEEGGEEEKGEEEGKEEDEEAKEEEGDDGEEQKEDVEQAEGEKEEKDEGGEAEVKAETQEEEKTEATEDEDEKVKDEEIEKGESKESEEKEVKEESKKSEEKEEKGESKKSDEKEKKESKKSEEKAEKADAKKEDKPDVKEAAPKKDDTKKEKVEGKTAKPEPAEDKSTTGKK